Proteins encoded in a region of the Xiphias gladius isolate SHS-SW01 ecotype Sanya breed wild unplaced genomic scaffold, ASM1685928v1 HiC_scaffold_136, whole genome shotgun sequence genome:
- the LOC120787281 gene encoding deubiquitinating protein VCPIP1-like, translating into MDGKHCTLPHLTGKTFVYNAAEERLELCVDTAGHFPVGPDVEELVKEALVQLRSEAATRGSREGSPSHGVLRLGSGGVVRKKEQLQSVTAFQGKGHSLGSAGGSPPPEHRPITRQHSSGVDLSASVSRGPPDLSDIPEDTTRELVRMAPGFVTMKDSRGLDPSLMEQQRRKLQEMVSSIQASMERHLREQQSGASQEQTGGTKSGTGQPTSTASHERPAAAGASLAGRPDGKAEEPEEMESQDAEQSNTTEPMDHS; encoded by the coding sequence ATGGACGGGAAACACTGCACGCTGCCTCACCTGACGgggaaaacatttgtttataaCGCAGCAGAGGAACGTCTGGAGCTCTGTGTAGATACTGCCGGTCACTTCCCTGTTGGCCCTGATGTGGAGGAGCTGGTGAAGGAGGCACTGGTGCAGCTGCGCTCAGAGGCGGCCACCAGGGGCAGCAGAGAGGGGAGTCCGTCACACGGCGTGCTGCGGCTGGGCAGCGGCGGCGTCGTCCGTAAGaaggagcagctgcagagcgTCACCGCCTTCCAGGGTAAAGGTCACTCTTTGGGCAGTGCTGGGGGCTCCCCCCCTCCAGAACACCGGCCTATAACGCGCCAGCACAGCAGCGGCGTGGACCTGAGCGCCAGTGTGTCCAGAGGCCCCCCAGACCTGTCGGACATCCCCGAGGACACCACCAGGGAGCTGGTCCGCATGGCGCCGGGCTTCGTCACCATGAAGGACAGTCGTGGTCTGGACCCCAGTCTgatggagcagcagaggaggaagctGCAGGAGATGGTCTCCTCCATCCAGGCCTCCATGGAGCGCCAcctgagagagcagcagagcgGAGCAAGCCAGGAGCAGACAGGCGGGACTAAGTCAGGCACGGGCCAACCAACATCTACCGCCAGCCATGAAcgtccagctgcagcaggtgcCTCTTTGGCTGGCAGACCAGATGGGAAGGCAGAGGAACCGGAGGAGATGGAGAGCCAGGACGCCGAGCAGAGCAACACCACCGAACCCATGGATCACTCCTGA